From the Elusimicrobiota bacterium genome, the window TTTATCAATATTACACTATTTATAACCAACACGCGAATTATTACACTATTCTATATAAACTCAAGCGTCGAGGTCAAGTTTTTGTTGCCGGCCCTCTGCATACTCAGTTTTACCCGCAAATAGATTTGTTGAAACCACAGAATTTGGATTAAACGGATTATATTTTTTCATATATCACCCCTCTTTTTCCATATATTGTCTATAGTTAAGGCTGATTTCTTATATATTCCCTTATAGTGTAAAAAAATCTGTTGTTTTGACCCACCCTTAACATTCAATAATGACCCGGCCTGTAGTTATTGTTACCGTCGAAATCATTATACATTCCACCGGGTTAATTTTCAAGGTTAAAGCGGGCCAATTCTCGATGATGTTTTGCAATTAGTTATTTCTTGTGATGCCGTTCATGCTGGAAATGCGTATGTTCATGCACATGTTCTTCGTTGTTATGCCGGTGTATATGCCGGTGGAGAAGGTTATTCGTTAACAACAACTCGTGGTTGTTAAGAATTTCTTCGCTGTTACCCTCCGCAACAATAGTTTTGTTTTCATTAAGGACAACAACCCGTGAGGCTAGTTCATCCGCTGTGTGAAGGTCATGCGTTGCAACGAGTAATGTCGTACCGTTTTTGTTTAGCCCATAAAGTATGTCGATCAGCTCGCCTGCACTGCGCGGGTCAAGCCCGGCGGTGGGTTCGTCCAATAGTATTACTTCGGGTTCCATCGCGAGGATTGTAGCCAGCGCTACCCTTTTTTTTTCGCCGTAACTAAGATTCTGCGGAATCTTATCTTCAACACTTTTCATCCGTACTGTCTCCAATGCGCGGGTAACCGCGGAGTCAACCTTTTGATCGTCCCACCCGAGGTTCAACGGCCCGAATGCTATGTCTTCCCGTACGGTAGGGGAGAACAACTGGTCATCCGGGTTTTGGAATAC encodes:
- a CDS encoding ABC transporter ATP-binding protein, giving the protein YKYPDGTIGLNDINLTVRNGEVVTLIGANGTGKSTLLLALMGIIEFSGTASVFDIPVLKNNMRVIRSKMNLVFQNPDDQLFSPTVREDIAFGPLNLGWDDQKVDSAVTRALETVRMKSVEDKIPQNLSYGEKKRVALATILAMEPEVILLDEPTAGLDPRSAGELIDILYGLNKNGTTLLVATHDLHTADELASRVVVLNENKTIVAEGNSEEILNNHELLLTNNLLHRHIHRHNNEEHVHEHTHFQHERHHKK